Proteins encoded by one window of Bacteroidales bacterium:
- a CDS encoding glutamine synthetase III: MATLRFKAIEESLKRRPLEVIPPSDKISDFFGVFVFDKVKMEKYLSQDAYAAVIEAIEQGNRIDRKMADQVATGMKNWAMSHGVTHYTHWFQPLTEGTAEKHDTFMEISASGQAIEQFSGKLLAQQEPDASSFPSGGIRNTFEARGYTAWDPSSPAFILDNTLIIPTIFISYTGEALDYKTPLLKALHTLDKAAVEVCQYFDKDVNKVISNLGWEQEYFLVDEAVYSARPDLILTGRTLMGHASAKNQQLEDQYFGQIPSRVLNFMKELEFEAYKLGIPVKTRHNEVAPNQYEAAPIYEETNLAIDHNLLIMQLMRTVSRKHGFIVLLHEKPFAGINGSGKHNNWSVATNTGVNLLSPGKTPKSNLQFLTFLVNTLAAVHKHNALLKASIASAGNQHRLGANEAPPAIISAFLGQQLNRVLDEIEERVSDKKMTPDEKTVIKLDIGKIPEILLDNTDRNRTSPFAFTGNKFEFRAVGSSANCASAMTALNTALAVQLMDFKTEVDKLIEKGLKKDEAILQILRKLIKQSKNIRFEGNGYSDEWRAEAEKRGLDFESSVPLIYDAYLSEQSKSLFRRANIFSDIEMEARSEVRLELFIKKVQIEARVLSDLVNNHILPTALEYQSMLIENVNGLKGLLGEVEFKTLTARRLAQIKDISVSIEKIEQLISEMTDERRAANKIEHARERAIAYSDKVFPYFEEIRYHVDKLELIVDNKRWPLPKYRELLFIR, translated from the coding sequence ATGGCAACTTTACGTTTTAAGGCGATTGAAGAATCGTTAAAGAGGAGGCCACTGGAAGTGATTCCTCCTTCTGACAAAATTTCAGATTTTTTCGGTGTATTTGTGTTCGACAAGGTTAAGATGGAAAAATATCTTTCCCAGGATGCGTATGCTGCAGTTATTGAAGCTATAGAACAAGGCAACCGCATTGACCGGAAGATGGCCGACCAGGTAGCGACAGGAATGAAAAATTGGGCAATGAGTCATGGTGTTACCCATTATACTCATTGGTTTCAACCTTTAACAGAAGGCACAGCTGAGAAACATGATACTTTCATGGAGATTTCAGCCAGTGGTCAGGCGATTGAACAATTCTCAGGAAAATTATTGGCTCAGCAGGAGCCTGATGCATCCAGTTTTCCCAGCGGAGGCATAAGAAACACTTTCGAAGCCCGGGGCTATACAGCCTGGGATCCCAGTTCTCCGGCCTTTATCCTGGACAACACCCTGATCATTCCAACTATTTTTATTTCCTATACCGGGGAAGCACTGGATTATAAGACGCCTTTGCTTAAAGCTTTACATACCCTTGATAAGGCAGCTGTTGAAGTTTGCCAGTATTTTGACAAAGATGTTAATAAGGTAATCAGTAACCTGGGATGGGAACAGGAATATTTCCTGGTTGATGAAGCTGTGTATAGTGCCCGTCCTGACCTGATACTTACAGGCCGCACATTAATGGGTCATGCATCTGCCAAAAATCAGCAGCTGGAAGATCAGTATTTTGGACAAATTCCAAGCAGGGTATTGAACTTCATGAAAGAACTTGAGTTTGAAGCTTACAAATTGGGGATCCCGGTAAAGACACGCCATAATGAAGTTGCCCCTAACCAATATGAAGCTGCACCTATTTATGAAGAAACCAACCTTGCCATTGACCACAATCTGCTTATAATGCAGCTTATGCGCACGGTCTCAAGGAAGCATGGGTTCATAGTGCTGTTGCATGAAAAGCCTTTTGCCGGTATCAATGGATCAGGAAAACACAACAACTGGTCAGTGGCTACCAACACGGGGGTTAACCTGCTTTCACCCGGTAAAACCCCTAAATCAAATCTGCAATTCCTTACTTTCCTGGTAAATACACTGGCAGCCGTCCATAAACATAATGCACTTCTGAAGGCATCTATTGCGTCAGCAGGAAATCAGCATCGGTTAGGTGCCAATGAAGCTCCTCCAGCCATTATTTCAGCTTTCCTTGGTCAGCAACTCAACCGGGTACTGGATGAAATTGAGGAACGTGTTTCTGATAAAAAAATGACGCCTGACGAAAAAACGGTAATCAAACTGGACATAGGAAAGATTCCGGAAATTCTCCTGGATAATACCGATAGAAATCGCACTTCACCATTTGCATTTACTGGTAACAAATTTGAATTCCGGGCCGTTGGATCTTCGGCAAACTGTGCTTCGGCAATGACTGCCTTGAATACAGCGCTTGCAGTGCAACTGATGGATTTCAAAACTGAAGTGGATAAACTAATTGAAAAAGGGCTCAAAAAGGATGAAGCTATTCTTCAGATCCTTAGGAAACTCATTAAACAATCAAAGAACATTCGTTTTGAAGGAAATGGTTATAGCGATGAATGGAGAGCTGAAGCAGAAAAACGCGGGCTGGATTTTGAATCGTCCGTTCCATTGATTTATGATGCTTACCTGAGTGAACAATCAAAGAGCCTTTTCAGAAGAGCAAATATTTTCTCTGATATTGAAATGGAGGCTCGTTCAGAGGTACGTCTTGAGTTATTCATCAAAAAGGTTCAGATCGAAGCCCGAGTACTCAGCGACCTGGTAAACAACCACATTCTTCCTACAGCACTTGAATACCAGTCGATGTTAATCGAAAATGTAAACGGGTTGAAAGGATTATTGGGAGAAGTAGAGTTTAAGACGCTCACTGCCAGAAGGCTCGCTCAAATTAAGGATATCTCTGTATCGATTGAAAAAATTGAGCAGTTGATTTCAGAGATGACGGATGAACGCAGGGCAGCCAATAAAATTGAACATGCTCGTGAAAGGGCTATTGCCTATTCTGATAAAGTATTCCCCTATTTTGAGGAAATCAGGTATCATGTAGATAAACTTGAGTTAATAGTGGATAATAAACGTTGGCCACTTCCTAAATACAGGGAGTTATTATTTATCCGATAA
- a CDS encoding cold shock domain-containing protein, producing MSNGTVKFFNNSKGFGFIKDDSNDKEYFVHVSGLIDNIMENDRVSFDIQEGKKGLNAVNVKVI from the coding sequence ATGAGTAATGGAACAGTAAAATTCTTTAACAATTCTAAGGGATTTGGATTTATTAAAGATGACTCTAACGACAAAGAGTATTTTGTACACGTATCTGGTTTAATTGACAATATCATGGAAAATGACCGTGTATCGTTCGATATCCAGGAAGGTAAAAAAGGATTAAACGCAGTAAATGTTAAAGTGATTTAA
- a CDS encoding HD domain-containing protein: MNALRHMELAPWIQKATALIEHHRKVGGNQFRHCLATMTILMDYHFIDSVLLKAAIVHDLLEDSTRVTEYELSIIDADGPEVVKVVKELSRNKQLQTKKEYLEFLLRSGSAQARIVKLADRISNLTDLHLFVFSKENAQSYIEQTEMYILPMVSSLLDEPLTDYQKNMVIEMGKELHDLIVIRKLYVHEFNNYESIRLKIRNRLKSLSLRIW, translated from the coding sequence ATGAACGCCTTACGTCATATGGAGTTAGCACCATGGATACAGAAGGCCACTGCATTAATAGAGCATCACAGGAAAGTGGGTGGAAACCAGTTCAGGCATTGTCTGGCTACCATGACCATACTTATGGATTATCATTTTATTGATAGTGTGCTTCTAAAAGCTGCGATTGTTCATGACTTACTGGAAGATTCAACCCGGGTTACCGAGTATGAGCTCTCCATTATTGATGCAGATGGGCCGGAAGTTGTGAAAGTAGTGAAGGAACTTTCAAGGAATAAGCAACTACAAACAAAAAAGGAATACCTTGAATTTCTACTCAGGAGTGGATCTGCTCAAGCCCGTATCGTTAAACTTGCCGACCGTATCAGTAACCTCACCGACCTTCACCTTTTTGTTTTCAGTAAGGAGAATGCCCAATCCTATATTGAACAGACAGAAATGTATATACTTCCTATGGTAAGTTCCCTTTTGGATGAGCCACTAACTGATTATCAAAAAAATATGGTTATAGAGATGGGAAAAGAACTTCATGACCTGATAGTAATTCGTAAGTTATATGTTCATGAATTCAATAACTATGAATCCATCAGGTTAAAAATCAGGAATAGGTTGAAATCACTTTCTCTCAGAATTTGGTAA